From a region of the Acidobacteriota bacterium genome:
- a CDS encoding HEAT repeat domain-containing protein — translation MSAPKHGFSLLLFLLLLAACGGERQADERLAQILMLEDSRNADMELLGPLLQDQDPAIRARAVLALGRIGLLEFPDDAFREELVRLLRQDEDPSVRAMAAFALGEAQETDALMALVAAFSDSDEGVREMAVEAVSKLNVKGAASALLDRLEVEESEQVKRRILLTSWRLANPSTARRAIELLSEDTPHLGHAVYHLARFPRGDEPEPPFQVDGPLLARLPDKLEAEASAYLARLLRTQMVADPDPQLLSRLLAHPEAGVRIEALRTAAARSLVDAAGAMQGFESDAPHVLLERLQAAAASEDASTPEKIEPWLAHESPALASAALTSLHALAPEGVEADLPRYLQDGRPQVRAAAVSLFPAGDGDALAEQLDKALDDPHPLVRNAAVQRWQSWDRPRATQRLLELLGHPDPVVKALAAGGLRQRGPQPHLDALAAAYGRLRDDPNFEAKSAVLGAVQAALPDEQALLILRSALDDPDRNARVQAAVALKDVDGPSVRDKIGVRDLDRDLGFYRRVLEVLEDRKGAQIETSRGRFNIRFYPQDAPLTVYNFIALAEKGYFEGITIHRVVPHFVLQAGCPRGDGWGGPGYDIRCEINTRRYTRGAVGMALAGKDTGGSQWFAAYSPQHHLDGGYTVWAQVEGGWDVLASILPGDTIVGVSVE, via the coding sequence ATGAGTGCTCCCAAGCATGGATTTTCACTCCTTCTCTTTCTCTTGCTTCTGGCCGCCTGCGGCGGGGAACGGCAGGCGGACGAGCGGCTGGCTCAGATCCTGATGCTGGAGGACAGCCGCAACGCCGACATGGAGCTGCTGGGTCCGCTGCTGCAAGACCAGGACCCCGCCATCCGCGCCCGGGCGGTGCTGGCTCTGGGACGCATCGGCTTGCTGGAGTTCCCCGACGACGCCTTCCGCGAAGAATTGGTGCGCCTGCTGCGCCAGGACGAGGACCCATCGGTGCGCGCCATGGCGGCTTTCGCGCTGGGCGAAGCGCAAGAGACAGACGCCCTCATGGCGCTGGTCGCCGCCTTCTCGGACAGCGACGAAGGGGTTCGCGAAATGGCCGTTGAGGCGGTCAGCAAGCTGAACGTCAAGGGCGCCGCCAGCGCCTTGCTCGACCGCTTGGAGGTGGAAGAGTCGGAGCAGGTGAAAAGGCGCATCCTGCTCACCTCCTGGCGTCTGGCCAACCCCTCCACTGCCCGCCGGGCCATCGAACTGCTGAGCGAGGATACGCCTCACCTGGGCCATGCCGTCTATCACCTGGCGCGCTTTCCGCGCGGCGACGAGCCCGAGCCTCCCTTTCAGGTGGACGGCCCCCTGCTGGCCCGGCTTCCCGACAAGCTGGAGGCTGAGGCCTCCGCCTACCTGGCCCGCCTGCTGAGGACGCAGATGGTGGCCGACCCCGATCCGCAGTTGCTGAGCCGGCTGCTGGCACACCCCGAGGCGGGAGTGCGCATCGAAGCCCTGCGCACGGCCGCCGCCCGCTCGCTGGTGGACGCGGCGGGCGCCATGCAGGGATTCGAGAGCGATGCGCCCCACGTCCTGCTGGAACGCCTGCAAGCCGCCGCCGCCTCCGAGGACGCCTCCACCCCCGAGAAGATCGAGCCCTGGCTCGCCCATGAGTCGCCGGCTCTGGCGTCCGCCGCTTTGACCAGCCTGCATGCGCTGGCTCCCGAAGGCGTGGAGGCCGACCTGCCGCGATACTTGCAGGACGGGCGTCCCCAGGTGCGGGCGGCGGCTGTGTCGCTCTTTCCCGCCGGCGATGGAGATGCCCTGGCGGAACAGCTCGACAAGGCGCTGGACGATCCCCATCCGTTGGTGCGCAATGCCGCCGTTCAGCGCTGGCAGTCCTGGGACCGTCCGCGGGCCACTCAACGCTTGCTTGAATTGCTGGGGCATCCCGACCCGGTGGTTAAGGCTCTGGCCGCAGGCGGACTGCGCCAGCGCGGCCCCCAACCCCATCTGGACGCTTTGGCGGCGGCTTACGGACGCCTGCGCGACGATCCCAACTTCGAAGCCAAGTCGGCCGTTCTGGGAGCGGTACAGGCGGCTCTCCCCGACGAGCAGGCCCTGCTCATCCTGCGTTCCGCCCTCGACGACCCCGACCGCAACGCCCGCGTCCAGGCGGCGGTGGCCCTCAAGGACGTCGACGGACCTTCGGTGCGCGACAAGATCGGCGTCCGCGACCTCGACCGCGATCTCGGTTTCTACCGCCGGGTGCTGGAGGTGCTGGAAGACCGAAAAGGCGCCCAGATCGAAACCAGTCGAGGACGCTTCAACATCCGCTTCTATCCTCAAGACGCTCCGCTGACCGTCTACAACTTCATCGCACTGGCGGAGAAGGGGTATTTCGAGGGCATCACTATCCATCGCGTGGTGCCCCATTTCGTGCTGCAGGCCGGATGTCCGCGGGGGGACGGATGGGGCGGTCCCGGATACGACATCCGCTGCGAGATCAATACCCGCCGCTACACCCGCGGCGCCGTGGGAATGGCGCTGGCCGGCAAAGACACCGGGGGCAGCCAGTGGTTCGCAGCCTACTCTCCCCAGCATCATCTGGACGGAGGCTACACCGTGTGGGCTCAGGTCGAGGGTGGGTGGGACGTTCTTGCAAGCATTCTGCCTGGGGACACCATTGTTGGGGTTAGCGTTGAGTGA